Part of the Ruegeria sp. AD91A genome, CCCAGACACCAGCGCATGACCGCCTTCTGCGCGTGCAGGCGGTTTTCGGCCTCATCAAAAATGACCGAGTTCGGTCCGTCCATAACCTCGGAGGTCGCTTCTTCCTCGCGGTGGGCCGGCAGGCAATGCATGAACAGCGCATCCGGTTTGGCATGCGACATGAGTTCAGCGTTGACCTGATATGGTCGCAGCATGTTGTGGCGGCGTTCCTTGGCCGACTGGGAATCATGCATCGAGACCCAGGTGTCTGCGACGACGAGGTCAGCGCCTTCCACCGCTTTGTGCGGATCCCTTTCGATCACGATTTTCGACCCTTTCTGGCGGGCAAACCCTATGAACCCTTCTTCCGGGTCAAGCTGAGCGGGCCCGGTGAAGGTCAGATCGAACCCGAACTGACCAGCGGCGTGCAGGAAGGAGGCGCAGACATTGTTGCCGTCGCCGGTCCAGACCACCTTTTTTCCGGCGATGGGGCCGCGGTGTTCCTCGAATGTCAGAACATCAGCCATGATCTGGCAGGGATGGGTGCGGTCGGTCAGGCCGTTGATCACCGGCACGTCCGAGTATTCGGCCATTTCGGTCAGGATGGTTTCATCAAAGGTGCGGATCATGATCATGTCGACATAGCGCGACAGCACGCGGGCGGTGTCGGCAATGGTCTCGCCATGACCCAGCTGCATGTCCTTGCCGGACAGCACCATGGTCTGCCCGCCCATCTGGCGCACGCCCACATCGAAAGACACGCGCGTCCGCGTCGACGGCTTTTCGAAGATCAGTGCCACCATGCGATCTTTCAGCGGTTGTTCGTCGTCAGGGGCGGCCTTGGGGCGGCCCAAACGCGCCTGTTTCATCACGCCCGCCTGATCGATCATGGACCGCAGATCGGTAGAATCGGTTTTGTGGATATCAAGAAAATGGTTCATTTTGCTTCGCTTTTGGCTGACGGCGGGTGGGGTCAGACCCCAACACCCCCAAAGTATTTGAAGAAAGGTGAAACTCAGGCAGTCGCAAGCTGGGTTTCGATCTGTTTGGCTGTTTTGTCGAGGCGGATCACGGCCAGAGCGATATCGTCCTCAGTCAGGGTCAGCGGTGGCAGCAGACGGATCACGTTGTCGGCGGCGGGAACGGTGATAACCTCGTTGTCATACCCTGCATTGACCACGTCGATATTGGTCGGCTTGCACTTCAGGCCGAGCATCAGGCCCGATCCGCGCACTTCTTCGAACACTTCAGGGTGGTCGGCGATCAGGCCTTCGAGCTTCTGGCGCAGAAGCCCGGATTTGCGGTTGACGCCTTCAAGGAAGGCGGGTGTTGCCACGTGATCAATCACCGCGCAGCCCACGGCGCAGCCCAGCGGGTTGCCGCCATATGTCGAACCGTGGGTGCCCGCGGTCATACCGGACGCCGCGTCTTCGGTCGCCAGTACAGCCCCCAGCGGGAAGCCCCCGCCGATGCCCTTGGCGACCATCATGATATCAGGGGTGATCCCCGCCCATTCATGGGCAAAGAGCTTGCCTGTCCGGCCAACGCCGCATTGGACTTCATCAAGGATCAGCAGAAGGCCATTTTCGTCGCAGATCTGGCGCAGCGCTTTGAGTTCGGCATCAGGTACGGGGCGAATACCACCTTCGCCCTGCACCGGTTCGATCAGGATCGCGGCCGTCTCATCGGTTATGGCGTTGGTGACGCCATCGAGGTCTCCGAATGCCAGGTGGACAAAGCCGGGCAGCAGCGGGCCGAAGCCCTTGGTCATTTTCTCGGACCCGGCAGCAGCGATACCGGCTGACGACCGGCCGTGGAAGGAACCGTCGAATGTGATGATTTCAACCCGCTCGGGCTGACCTTTGTCATAGAAATACTTGCGGGCCATTTTCACGGCCAGTTCGCAGGATTCCGTGCCAGAGTTCGTGAAGAAAACCGTATCGGCAAAAGTGTGTTCCACCAGCTTGTCAGCCAACGCCTGTTGCTGAGGAATGTTGTACAGGTTCGAGACATGCCACAGCGCATGGGCCTGGTCAGTCAGCGCGGCCACCAATGCCGGATGGGCGTGACCCAGCGCGTTCACCGCGATCCCTGCGCCGAGGTCCAGAAAACGTCGGCCATCCGCCTCGGTCAGCCAGGCGCCTTCGCCCTTCACGAATGTCAGGGGCGCACGGTTATAGGTCGGCAGAACGGACGGGATCATGGGATCATCCTTTTCAGGTAGTATGAGCCTCGTGAGTGATACACGAAGGCCCGGTTCGTCAACAGATTTGGTGAGGTTTGTGCCGAATAGCTGGGCACACGGGATCAAACAGGCCGGTTACGCAAAGATGCGTCGGCGTCGGAGCAGTTGGATATGCACATGTTTGATCATGGCCGTCCGTATAGCGATGCTTGCGCAGGTTGGGAAGCCGGTATTTGAAACGATCCCATTTTGCGCTTGCCAACGCCTACGCAACCGCGCACCGCTTGGCCATGTTCGAACCAAAACACCATAATCCACCGCTTGCCGCCGCGCTTATCTTTGTCGCCACCGCCTTTATCGCGGCGACGACGCTGCTGGCCAAGGCGCTGGGGACGGATGCGTTGGGCCCGCCCTTGCATGCGATGCAGATCAGTCACGGGCGGTTTCTGTTTGCCCTGCTGGCGATCCTGTTGGCGGTTGCAATTCTGCGGCCCCGATTGGTGCGGCCCCACTGGGGTCTTCACATCGGGCGGACCAGTTTTGGCTGGGCGGGGGTGACATTGATGTTCGCGTCGGTTGCCTTCATTCCGATGGCGGATGCGACGGCTATATCCTTTCTGAACCCTGTCTTTGGTATGGTGCTGGCCATTCCTCTGCTACAAGAACGCGTGGGACTGTGGCGCTGGCTGGCTGCGGCTGTTGCCTTGACGGGTGCACTGATCCTGCTTCGCCCGACCCCAGCCAGTTTTCAGCCCGCTGCCCTTCTGGCGCTGGCAGCGGCCGCGCTGATCGGGATGGAGTTGATTTTCATCAAGAAACTTTCCGGGCGCGAGCCACCGATGCAGATCCTGCTGATCAATAACTCGATGGGGCTGGTGATCGCCACGATAGCCGTCAGCTTCGTCTTTCAGATGCCGACCCCGCAGCAATGGGCAGCATTGGTGGGGATCGGCGTTCTGATGGCCTGCGCGCAGGCTTGTTTCGTCAACGGCATGGCGCGGGCGGACGCATCCTTTGTGGCCCCGATCAGCTATGCCACGCTGATCTTTGCCGCCCTTTACGACTTTGCGGTCTTTGATGTGATCCCTGACTGGATCAGTCTGGTCGGGTCTGCGACTATCCTGGCCGGCGGGCTGATCCTGGTCTGGCGAGAAGCGGTGCAGCGCCATGCCTGAGAGCCTGCCCTGCACAGGCCCTTTATTCCGGAACGGGGGCGCCTGCGCCCTTGCTGGGAAGGCCAAGCCTGCCCTTGAAACCCGACACGCTGGCAGAGCGGCGCTAAGCCTTGAGACGGTAACCGGTACGCAGCATCAGCCAGGTGATGACTCCGATCACGAGTGTTGCAAACGTACAGACCGCTATTCCCAGCCACGGAGAGCTGTCCGACACCCCGATCATCCCATACCGCAAGCCATCAATCAGATAGAACACCGGGTTCAGGTGTGTCAGGCGATTCAGGACAGGCGGCAACGCCTCGACCGAATAGAACGTACCCGACAGGAAGGCCAGCGGCGTGACGATAAAGTTGGTGATCGCAGCCATCTGGTCGAACTTGTTGGCAAAGATACCTGCAAACAGTCCCAACGCGCCCATGAACGCTCCGCCCAGAACGACAAAGGTCAACGCGATCAACGGGTGCTGCGGCGCGATGGAGAGCAAGACCAAAAGCGCAATCGAGATCACCACTGCAATCATCACGCCGCGGGCGATGCCACCCGCGAGGTAGCCCAGCAGAATCTCAAGCGGTGACAGCGGTGGCATCAAGGTATCAACGATGTTGCCTTGCACCTTGGCGATCACCATCGAGGACGAGGTATTGGCAAAGGCGTTCTGGATCACCGTCATCATCATGATCCCCGGCGCCAGAAACATCACAAACGGCACGCCCATGACATCAGGCCGGCTGGGTCCGATGGCGATGGTGAAGATCAACAGGAACAACCCCGCCGTAACCAGTGGTGCCAGAACCGTCTGGGTCCAGACGGCCAGAAAGCGCAGGGTTTCGCGCTGCGCCAGCGTGTAAAGGCCCATCCAGTTGACTGCTCCGAAGCGACGCGCGGTCTGATCTGCGGGATTCTGCATGTTTTGCCCTCAAACTGATTCGAAGACAGCTTGTAACTCGGGCTGCAGTGTTTAGAATAGGGGGCTGAGACGAATTCCCAAGGCGGCCCGAATCCGGGGCCGCTTTCCGCTTTTGAAAGGCTAACGATGTCCTGGACAGACGAGCGCGTAGAACTGTTGAAGAAGATGTGGGGCGAAGGCCAGTCGGCCAGCCAGATTGCCAAGGAACTGGGTGGCGTGACCCGCAATGCGGTGATCGGCAAGGTGCACCGCCTGGGCCTGTCCAACCGGACGGCAGGCGCATCCCCGGCCAAGGCGGAACCGAAAGAAAAACCGGCGCCTGCCCCCAAGGCCGAGGCCAAACCCAGACCTGCGCCCAAGACCGAACCGGCGCGCCCGGCCCCTGCCCCGACCTCCGAGTCAAAACCGGTCGTTCCGGCCCGCCGTCAGATCATCCCCGCCGGTCAGCCGCTGCCACCGCAACCGTCGGCCAATGAGATCAGCCCCGAAGCGCTGGCCAAGGTCAACGAGATAGAGAAAAAGGCCAAGAAGCTGACTCTGATGGAATTAACCGAGAAAACCTGCAAGTGGCCCGTGGGCGACCCCGCGACCGAGGATTTCTGGTTCTGCGGCCTTCCGGTTGAGGCAGGCAAACCCTATTGCGAGGCACATGTGGGCGTGGCGTTCCAGCCGATGAGCTCGCGCCGGGATCGTCGGCGGTAGAAGTTTAGTTATGCACGCCGGTAATTTCGGTGTGAAAGTTACAGTTTTTTCTGACTACCCACCCGTCGCAAGACAGGTGGGTGGTAATTTTTTGACTAGAGAGATTTCGCTTTTCAGCCAGACCTAAAATACAAAGCACTGTTCTGTGCGTATGCTGCGTTGATCTTTGCTGCCTACATACAGCCCTTAGACCCGTACCTGTTCGAAGCTGACACGGACAAGAAAGCTCGGCTATTGCTCTTTCAAAGTTTGTTTTTTTCTTTGTGGCTCATTCCCGCTATACCCGCAATCGTTGGAGGCCTTGCCTTGCTGGGAATGTTTCCGATCCCGCGACTTCTTGCCAGAATTCTTGCGGGTTTCTCAGTCGTTCTGGGACTTTTTCTGACACTGGCATCTGGCGCTTTTGGGCCCTTTACTGACACTCAGGCCCTGCATGGTGTGAGCTTGACCATTGCCCTCGCATCCAGCTTCCTGATCTGGTCTGGTCTCAATGGGAAACCACAACCTTCATGGGCGGCAAAGATTGGGATATCGGTTGCGACCGTGACTGCGCTTTGGTCTCTGTTAACAGTTCCGGTGGTTCTTGTTCAGGCGCGCACAATCTCAGACGGCGCACCCTATTGCATCGCCGAACATGCAGAGAATTCTCCAGTCAAAGCCCTGTACGAATTGCGCGGATTTTCTTTCTACACCACCAAGACCGGATACAAATCTACATCCGCGTGGTACTTCCACGGCCTGATGATCGTCGATTACCCTGAAGAGCAACGTGTCTACAACTGGTCACCACGAAGATGGCGTTTCGATCAGGTTGAACGTCCGGATGGATTTATCAAACCCGTTAGAAACGTTTGCACGCCAGCCTGACCCGTTATTGCGCCGGGTGGGACGGCAAGTCCGGCATAGGCACCCAGCCCGGCAGTTCATCTGGCGACACCGAGACATGCAGTTTCTCTGACCGATCCCGCCCCACTTTGCGGTGCTTGCGCAGCAGGAAAATCTTTCCCCAGCCACGCCACGTGCCGACTGAACGAGCCGACGTGTCTGTTGGGTAACGATCGCGCCACCCTTCGGGCAACGGCAAGCCGTGCAACTCGGCCTTGTCCAGCATCCAAACCAGAGAGATGTTACTAAGCGGACGCGCCTCTTCGAACCCGTTCAATTGGCCACCGACATCGCCATGTGTGCCGCGGAACCAGACCTGCTCGACATGACCTTTGAATTCGGGCGTACATTTCCACAAGACCGGCTCAAACACTTCGCGAGTCTCGTCCAGTGCCATTGCGTGGTACCCGTGGCGCGTCGCCGGTCCAAGCTGGTGGGAGTGAAAGGCGTGACGCTCTTCGGCCCAGCGCCACAGCAGCGGCAGACGCATGCCCAGCGCTTTGACCGTATCCCAGACGCCAACCATCTCAATCGCCACATCTTCGTGACAAAATTGCTTCCGGAACTCGGCCGCAGCCGACCCGCTGGCATTGCATTCATAGTGCCGGTAGGCCTGCTTGATATTGCGCACAGTGGCATGTTCGGCCTTGAGCAGACCGATCATGTCAATCACACCAGCCAAGCTGCGCACACCGTAAGCGCCGCGTGAATAGCCGATGAAATAGATACGGTCGCCGGGTTTGTAGCGTGAAGCGAGATAGCCATATGCGCGGCGGATCTGGCGGTTGATGCCCCGCCCCATCATCACGTCTAGCGAGGACTTCCAGTTTTCCCATTGCACACCAGATTCGTAAAAGACGGACACTTTGCTGCCCATTTCGCGGCATAGTCGCAGGGTCTGGCCCGCATGGGTTTCATAGCCCGGCTCCAACGTCGACATGGTGCCGTCCAAGATAATCACGTGGCTGACGGGCTCGCGGTGAAGCGCCTCGGCGGAATGCTCGGACCGTAAGGGCCGTCCGAGCCATCCCAGTACCTTTCTACTCAGCCGCGACAGAACCATGCGTCAGCAATTCCCATACTCTGTGAGGTGTGAAAGGCATATCCGCCTGCCGCACCCCATGATCCCAGAGCGCATCCTGAACCGCGTTTGCCACAGCAGCCAGCGCGCCCACTGTGCCGGCCTCACCACATCCTTTCATCCCCATCGGGTTGGAGGTTGACGGAACCGGCGCCGAGGTAAACTTAATCATGGGTATGTCCGCTGCACGGGGCAAGGCGTAATCCATAAACGAAGCCGTGAGCAGTTGTCCGTGATCGTCATGCACCACACGTTCATCCAAGGCTTGACCGATGCCTTGCACCACCCCGCCATGCACCTGCCCTTCGGCCAGCATCGGATTGATAAGGTTACCAAAATCATCAACCACAGTATAGCGGTCCACCCATGTTTTGCCAGTGTAGGAATCGATCACGACTTCGGCAACATGCGCACCGTTGGGATAGCTGCGCGCATCCAGGTTGGCGCGGGCGTCATGCTGTAGCAGATCCATGCGCCCGTCGATGCGCGCCATCTCGGCTGCTTCGATCAGGGTCGGCGTCAGGTTGGAGCCCGGCGCTCGGA contains:
- the argF gene encoding ornithine carbamoyltransferase, whose translation is MNHFLDIHKTDSTDLRSMIDQAGVMKQARLGRPKAAPDDEQPLKDRMVALIFEKPSTRTRVSFDVGVRQMGGQTMVLSGKDMQLGHGETIADTARVLSRYVDMIMIRTFDETILTEMAEYSDVPVINGLTDRTHPCQIMADVLTFEEHRGPIAGKKVVWTGDGNNVCASFLHAAGQFGFDLTFTGPAQLDPEEGFIGFARQKGSKIVIERDPHKAVEGADLVVADTWVSMHDSQSAKERRHNMLRPYQVNAELMSHAKPDALFMHCLPAHREEEATSEVMDGPNSVIFDEAENRLHAQKAVMRWCLGV
- a CDS encoding aspartate aminotransferase family protein codes for the protein MIPSVLPTYNRAPLTFVKGEGAWLTEADGRRFLDLGAGIAVNALGHAHPALVAALTDQAHALWHVSNLYNIPQQQALADKLVEHTFADTVFFTNSGTESCELAVKMARKYFYDKGQPERVEIITFDGSFHGRSSAGIAAAGSEKMTKGFGPLLPGFVHLAFGDLDGVTNAITDETAAILIEPVQGEGGIRPVPDAELKALRQICDENGLLLILDEVQCGVGRTGKLFAHEWAGITPDIMMVAKGIGGGFPLGAVLATEDAASGMTAGTHGSTYGGNPLGCAVGCAVIDHVATPAFLEGVNRKSGLLRQKLEGLIADHPEVFEEVRGSGLMLGLKCKPTNIDVVNAGYDNEVITVPAADNVIRLLPPLTLTEDDIALAVIRLDKTAKQIETQLATA
- a CDS encoding DMT family transporter — its product is MFEPKHHNPPLAAALIFVATAFIAATTLLAKALGTDALGPPLHAMQISHGRFLFALLAILLAVAILRPRLVRPHWGLHIGRTSFGWAGVTLMFASVAFIPMADATAISFLNPVFGMVLAIPLLQERVGLWRWLAAAVALTGALILLRPTPASFQPAALLALAAAALIGMELIFIKKLSGREPPMQILLINNSMGLVIATIAVSFVFQMPTPQQWAALVGIGVLMACAQACFVNGMARADASFVAPISYATLIFAALYDFAVFDVIPDWISLVGSATILAGGLILVWREAVQRHA
- a CDS encoding ABC transporter permease, with the translated sequence MQNPADQTARRFGAVNWMGLYTLAQRETLRFLAVWTQTVLAPLVTAGLFLLIFTIAIGPSRPDVMGVPFVMFLAPGIMMMTVIQNAFANTSSSMVIAKVQGNIVDTLMPPLSPLEILLGYLAGGIARGVMIAVVISIALLVLLSIAPQHPLIALTFVVLGGAFMGALGLFAGIFANKFDQMAAITNFIVTPLAFLSGTFYSVEALPPVLNRLTHLNPVFYLIDGLRYGMIGVSDSSPWLGIAVCTFATLVIGVITWLMLRTGYRLKA
- a CDS encoding GcrA family cell cycle regulator, coding for MSWTDERVELLKKMWGEGQSASQIAKELGGVTRNAVIGKVHRLGLSNRTAGASPAKAEPKEKPAPAPKAEAKPRPAPKTEPARPAPAPTSESKPVVPARRQIIPAGQPLPPQPSANEISPEALAKVNEIEKKAKKLTLMELTEKTCKWPVGDPATEDFWFCGLPVEAGKPYCEAHVGVAFQPMSSRRDRRR
- a CDS encoding DUF2235 domain-containing protein, whose protein sequence is MVLSRLSRKVLGWLGRPLRSEHSAEALHREPVSHVIILDGTMSTLEPGYETHAGQTLRLCREMGSKVSVFYESGVQWENWKSSLDVMMGRGINRQIRRAYGYLASRYKPGDRIYFIGYSRGAYGVRSLAGVIDMIGLLKAEHATVRNIKQAYRHYECNASGSAAAEFRKQFCHEDVAIEMVGVWDTVKALGMRLPLLWRWAEERHAFHSHQLGPATRHGYHAMALDETREVFEPVLWKCTPEFKGHVEQVWFRGTHGDVGGQLNGFEEARPLSNISLVWMLDKAELHGLPLPEGWRDRYPTDTSARSVGTWRGWGKIFLLRKHRKVGRDRSEKLHVSVSPDELPGWVPMPDLPSHPAQ